In Winkia neuii, a genomic segment contains:
- a CDS encoding MptD family putative ECF transporter S component, which yields MSTPTSSRLNARDFINIGVFTALMFVIVFAFGMLGFIPAAMYAGFLLSILVNGIVFALFTARTPKMGALTIMLIIIEILFFVTGHWVGGVAVAAVFGLLADLVITKGPKSVKVRVPLAYALFILPIYVSPWIPLFMNQDAYMSQIAEQMGAEYAAKMAQVVTIPILLGFFVVMLIVGWLAGLLGTRVARKHFERAGLV from the coding sequence ATGTCCACACCCACATCTTCGCGCCTCAACGCGCGCGACTTCATCAACATTGGCGTCTTCACCGCTTTGATGTTCGTCATCGTGTTTGCATTCGGAATGCTCGGGTTCATCCCCGCCGCCATGTATGCCGGTTTCTTGCTTTCTATCCTCGTTAACGGCATCGTCTTTGCGCTGTTCACAGCACGCACTCCGAAGATGGGGGCGTTGACAATCATGCTGATTATCATCGAAATCCTCTTTTTCGTGACCGGCCACTGGGTGGGCGGCGTCGCGGTGGCCGCTGTATTCGGCCTGCTCGCCGACCTAGTCATCACCAAGGGGCCGAAGAGCGTGAAGGTTCGCGTTCCGCTGGCATATGCACTGTTTATCCTGCCGATCTATGTTTCCCCGTGGATTCCGCTATTTATGAACCAAGACGCATATATGTCGCAGATCGCCGAACAAATGGGTGCCGAGTATGCCGCGAAGATGGCGCAGGTTGTCACGATTCCGATTCTGTTGGGCTTCTTCGTCGTGATGCTCATCGTTGGCTGGCTTGCTGGTCTGTTGGGAACCCGGGTGGCGCGCAAACACTTTGAACGGGCCGGTCTTGT
- a CDS encoding ABC transporter ATP-binding protein, with translation MNQLLLPRFKRLMEPASWRDLSVGQAWGAVSGLCHGFALLTLLPAASALATGMPVWGLSFSGWLIALAVIAMLGVGTEFYGMRTGYIGALGFIHDVHQAVGNKVARLPLGVFDSGSSGRLSRMVTQEMMNLGESAAHFIFSLVQKLSAVLVITVGTWFWDWRLGLTLTIAFPIMLAFLHISRVLLDKGKQVSEPAESELAARMVEFATCQGALRSCHVADDYPALDRAFKQADRKSRKALWIETLANLINGMFVQALIVVMIWLTAQLALGGQMNALNAVVTIGMCLRFTTMLQDIGGCMTGLEERRQQMNHVDKVMDAPELSEPDASTPINAPGDVRFEDVTFSYDPDTPVLRDISFHVPQGGMCALVGPSGCGKTTIARLVARFWDVQSGSVRVGEVDVREQTTEDLMRQISLVFQDVYLFNDTLEANIRLGNPEATDEEIRWAADLSGVTEIVNRLPDGWNSLAGAGGRALSGGERQRVSIARALVKKAPIVLFDEATSALDAENEANIVAALNELRKHSTLIVIAHKLETIRQADQIIVLSHGGRIAQLGFHDELVNQPGQYRDFWQERINAAGWQLV, from the coding sequence ATGAATCAACTATTGCTGCCACGCTTTAAGCGTTTGATGGAACCCGCCTCGTGGCGAGACCTCTCGGTCGGTCAAGCGTGGGGTGCGGTCTCAGGACTGTGTCACGGCTTTGCCCTGCTGACTCTGCTTCCCGCAGCAAGTGCCCTAGCAACCGGAATGCCGGTGTGGGGGCTGTCGTTTTCGGGCTGGCTCATCGCCTTGGCGGTGATCGCGATGCTGGGCGTGGGCACGGAGTTTTATGGCATGCGCACCGGCTATATCGGCGCGCTCGGATTCATTCACGACGTCCACCAAGCGGTCGGCAACAAGGTAGCCCGCCTACCGTTGGGAGTGTTCGATTCGGGTAGCTCTGGACGGCTGTCGCGCATGGTCACCCAGGAAATGATGAACCTGGGCGAGTCGGCGGCACATTTCATTTTCTCCCTCGTCCAAAAACTCTCAGCCGTGCTGGTGATCACTGTGGGAACCTGGTTCTGGGATTGGCGACTGGGACTGACCTTGACGATCGCCTTCCCGATCATGCTCGCCTTCCTCCATATCTCCCGCGTGCTTCTTGATAAAGGTAAGCAGGTTTCCGAACCAGCCGAGTCAGAGTTGGCGGCTCGCATGGTCGAATTCGCCACCTGCCAAGGCGCGCTGCGCTCCTGCCATGTCGCCGACGACTACCCGGCCCTTGATCGGGCATTCAAACAGGCTGACCGCAAAAGCCGCAAAGCATTGTGGATCGAAACATTAGCGAACCTGATTAATGGAATGTTCGTCCAAGCGCTCATTGTGGTGATGATCTGGCTGACCGCCCAACTCGCCCTCGGCGGGCAAATGAATGCGCTGAACGCCGTGGTCACAATCGGCATGTGCCTGCGGTTCACCACTATGCTCCAAGACATCGGTGGCTGCATGACCGGGCTGGAAGAACGCCGCCAGCAGATGAACCACGTCGACAAGGTCATGGATGCCCCCGAACTGTCCGAACCCGATGCCTCCACACCGATAAACGCCCCTGGTGATGTTCGTTTCGAGGACGTCACCTTCAGCTACGATCCGGACACCCCGGTTCTCCGTGATATTTCCTTCCATGTCCCGCAAGGCGGCATGTGTGCCCTGGTTGGTCCATCTGGGTGCGGGAAGACGACGATCGCCCGGTTGGTTGCACGTTTCTGGGATGTGCAGTCCGGCAGCGTGCGCGTTGGCGAAGTGGACGTGCGCGAGCAGACCACCGAAGATTTGATGCGCCAGATATCTCTGGTCTTCCAAGACGTCTACTTATTCAACGACACTCTCGAAGCCAACATTCGCCTTGGCAACCCCGAAGCCACCGATGAAGAAATCAGGTGGGCCGCTGACCTGTCGGGCGTGACGGAAATCGTCAACCGCCTCCCAGACGGCTGGAATTCATTGGCGGGTGCTGGCGGGCGTGCACTGTCAGGTGGGGAACGCCAACGAGTGTCCATCGCTCGCGCCTTGGTGAAGAAGGCCCCGATCGTGCTGTTCGATGAGGCCACCAGCGCGTTGGACGCGGAAAATGAAGCCAATATTGTTGCGGCGCTGAATGAGCTACGCAAACACTCCACGCTGATTGTCATCGCCCACAAACTTGAAACCATTCGCCAAGCTGACCAAATCATTGTGCTCTCCCACGGTGGGCGTATCGCTCAGCTCGGGTTCCACGACGAGTTGGTCAACCAGCCAGGTCAATACCGTGATTTCTGGCAAGAACGCATCAACGCAGCCGGATGGCAACTCGTCTAA
- a CDS encoding ABC transporter ATP-binding protein, protein MNDSVTDQVVEGEYGSAKEKSVAGQNAIRQLSQPVKGKLFVAQVLAFLSGVLAIAPYVALVELGRELMQDQVDPARVNWIVMLLVSAYMTRLTLYFVALGVTHFIDLSLRNQMRRQIAARMSTAPLSWFTREGEGKIRKTIQDDTATVHTVIAHGPIEKLNAIVSPLALLMYAFVVDWRLALLSIATIPLYVGMYGTSMRGMNEKTAQMDTKLAQVSATMAEFVAGISVVKAFGKVGQAHKAYLDAANEFSKFYRAWCMPLVSMSVASFSWVSIPVLLIVNLGGGALMMNAGWVSIYEVIATTLIALVLPGALMTVATIAWSYQLAGSAAVRLVAVMELPALSQPDAPQTPHGHDIEIRGVSYAYDDTQALDEVSLSIPAGTVTALVGPSGAGKSTLASLMARFDDPDAGMITIGGVDLKNISQDVLYSTVAFVLQDAQLIRDTIHNNISLGAPDATLDQVRQAARAAQIDEFIMSLPDGYDTVLGEDTHVSGGQAARIAIARALMVDAPVLVLDEATAMADPESESKIQQALSTLAKGRTVIVIAHRLASIRGADQIVVMERGRIAVVGKHDELLGNAHYQALLAQGACEEMTR, encoded by the coding sequence GTGAACGATAGTGTAACGGATCAGGTTGTTGAAGGTGAGTATGGGTCCGCGAAGGAAAAATCTGTCGCTGGCCAGAACGCGATTCGTCAGCTATCGCAGCCGGTGAAAGGCAAGCTGTTCGTCGCGCAGGTTTTGGCTTTTCTCTCTGGTGTGTTGGCTATTGCCCCGTATGTGGCTCTGGTGGAGCTTGGCAGAGAACTTATGCAAGACCAGGTGGACCCGGCGCGGGTGAACTGGATCGTCATGCTCCTCGTCAGCGCATACATGACCCGGTTGACCCTATATTTTGTTGCATTGGGCGTGACGCATTTTATTGACCTGTCGTTGCGTAATCAGATGCGTCGGCAAATTGCCGCCCGAATGTCGACTGCTCCGCTGTCGTGGTTTACCCGCGAGGGTGAGGGGAAGATTCGCAAGACCATTCAGGATGATACGGCCACGGTGCACACAGTAATCGCGCACGGGCCGATAGAGAAACTGAACGCGATCGTATCCCCGCTCGCCTTGTTGATGTATGCGTTTGTGGTGGATTGGCGACTCGCGTTGCTGTCGATTGCGACGATCCCGCTTTATGTGGGCATGTATGGTACGTCGATGCGTGGGATGAATGAGAAGACCGCGCAAATGGACACCAAGCTCGCTCAGGTTTCGGCAACGATGGCCGAGTTCGTTGCCGGTATCTCAGTGGTGAAAGCGTTCGGCAAGGTTGGCCAAGCACATAAAGCCTATTTAGATGCAGCTAACGAGTTTTCTAAGTTCTACCGGGCGTGGTGTATGCCGCTGGTGTCGATGTCGGTCGCCTCATTTTCGTGGGTGTCGATTCCGGTGTTGTTGATCGTGAACCTTGGCGGTGGCGCGTTGATGATGAACGCCGGTTGGGTGAGCATCTACGAGGTGATAGCGACGACGTTGATTGCCTTGGTGCTGCCGGGAGCGTTGATGACGGTCGCGACAATCGCCTGGTCTTACCAGCTTGCGGGATCGGCTGCGGTGCGCCTCGTTGCGGTTATGGAGCTACCGGCATTGAGCCAACCCGATGCACCACAGACACCACACGGTCATGATATCGAGATTCGGGGTGTGTCGTATGCCTATGACGACACCCAGGCATTAGACGAGGTAAGCCTGAGCATTCCGGCAGGCACAGTGACCGCGCTGGTTGGCCCGTCGGGTGCGGGCAAATCGACGTTGGCAAGTCTAATGGCCCGCTTCGATGACCCGGACGCTGGCATGATCACTATCGGCGGGGTTGATCTAAAGAACATTTCCCAGGATGTGTTGTATTCGACGGTTGCATTCGTTCTGCAAGATGCACAGCTTATTCGTGACACCATCCACAACAACATTTCCCTGGGCGCGCCAGACGCAACCTTGGATCAGGTGCGGCAGGCGGCGCGGGCAGCGCAGATCGACGAGTTCATCATGAGCCTGCCAGATGGTTACGACACCGTGTTGGGGGAGGATACCCACGTTTCGGGCGGGCAGGCAGCCCGTATCGCAATCGCCCGGGCGCTTATGGTTGATGCCCCAGTGTTGGTGCTGGACGAGGCGACGGCGATGGCGGACCCGGAATCGGAATCGAAAATCCAACAAGCTCTCTCGACTCTTGCCAAAGGCAGAACCGTGATTGTGATCGCCCACCGACTGGCCTCGATCAGAGGGGCAGACCAAATCGTCGTCATGGAACGCGGGCGCATTGCTGTGGTCGGTAAACACGACGAGCTGTTGGGTAATGCGCACTATCAGGCACTTCTTGCCCAAGGTGCATGCGAGGAGATGACACGATGA
- a CDS encoding recombinase family protein, producing the protein MSRTVTAIPATKKVRSAAASSGVPARRRVAAYARVSTEMEEQTSSYEAQIDYYTTYIRSRNDWQFAGMYCDEGISGTSMKRREGFQTMIDDALAGKIDLILTKSVSRFARNTVDSLTTVRKLKEVGVEVYFEKENIYTFDAKGELLITIMSSLAQEESRSISENVTWGHRKRFADGKVMVPYKSLLGYKKGEDGSLVIDETQAPTVRLIYQLFLDGMAISEIKTELAARKILTPRGKEVWSTSTVRSILSNEKYKGDALLQKTFTTDFLTKKMKVNEGEVPQYYVTGNHEPIIAPRIWDQVQYELATRHANISSAKVGLFSTRLKCAQCGSWYGRKTWASNTKYKYTVWQCNHKYAGEHPCSSATMKDEDIKNAFVQALNQLIARQPRQSHLLQIFDSMFDTSRMEEQAAACQTKIVELTEQIEALIAENQQRALDQDAYQNKYTELDTAYRKTLARKTSLEADIAANTAKHAAVTTALGDLAGEPVSEFRPAQWSALIDHAIVDEDTIRFVFRVGEQVSMALKG; encoded by the coding sequence ATGAGTCGCACGGTCACTGCGATACCCGCAACAAAGAAGGTTCGATCTGCCGCAGCCTCATCTGGGGTACCGGCGCGCAGAAGGGTCGCCGCCTACGCGCGAGTCTCTACCGAGATGGAAGAACAAACCTCCTCGTATGAGGCTCAAATCGACTACTACACCACCTACATTCGCTCCCGTAATGATTGGCAGTTCGCGGGCATGTACTGCGACGAAGGTATCTCTGGCACTTCTATGAAGCGCCGTGAGGGATTCCAAACCATGATCGATGACGCACTGGCAGGCAAAATCGACCTGATCCTCACCAAGAGTGTGTCCCGGTTTGCTCGCAACACCGTCGACTCCTTGACCACAGTCAGGAAACTCAAAGAAGTGGGAGTGGAGGTGTACTTCGAAAAGGAAAATATTTACACCTTTGACGCCAAAGGCGAATTGCTCATCACGATCATGTCCAGCCTGGCCCAGGAAGAATCCCGATCTATCTCCGAAAACGTCACCTGGGGACACAGGAAACGTTTTGCCGATGGAAAAGTCATGGTGCCCTACAAGTCGCTGCTCGGATATAAGAAAGGCGAGGATGGCAGTCTCGTCATCGATGAAACCCAGGCACCGACTGTCCGGTTGATCTACCAGCTTTTCCTTGACGGGATGGCTATTAGTGAGATCAAAACCGAACTTGCTGCCCGCAAGATCCTCACCCCGCGTGGGAAAGAAGTGTGGTCAACGTCGACAGTGCGCTCGATCTTGTCGAATGAAAAATATAAGGGCGATGCCCTGCTTCAAAAGACGTTCACCACCGATTTTCTTACTAAGAAGATGAAGGTCAACGAAGGCGAAGTACCCCAATACTACGTAACAGGCAATCACGAGCCGATTATTGCTCCGCGTATCTGGGATCAGGTGCAATACGAACTCGCCACCAGGCATGCCAACATATCCTCAGCGAAGGTCGGCTTGTTCTCCACCCGGCTCAAGTGTGCGCAGTGTGGGTCGTGGTATGGGCGTAAAACGTGGGCGTCGAACACGAAATATAAGTACACAGTCTGGCAATGCAACCATAAATACGCAGGCGAACACCCTTGCAGCAGCGCGACTATGAAAGACGAAGATATCAAGAACGCTTTCGTCCAAGCACTCAACCAACTGATCGCCCGCCAGCCACGGCAAAGCCACCTACTGCAAATCTTTGACTCCATGTTTGATACGAGCCGTATGGAAGAACAAGCCGCCGCTTGCCAAACAAAAATCGTGGAACTCACTGAGCAGATCGAAGCACTGATAGCCGAAAATCAGCAACGCGCGCTCGACCAAGACGCCTACCAAAACAAGTACACAGAGCTCGATACTGCTTACCGTAAGACACTCGCACGCAAAACAAGCCTAGAGGCAGATATTGCAGCGAACACCGCCAAGCATGCCGCCGTCACCACAGCCCTAGGCGATCTGGCAGGCGAACCTGTGAGCGAATTCCGCCCCGCGCAATGGAGCGCACTCATCGACCACGCCATCGTAGACGAGGATACGATCCGGTTCGTATTCCGAGTTGGTGAACAGGTGAGCATGGCCCTGAAAGGGTGA
- a CDS encoding recombinase family protein, which produces MAQVSVVTPVRTLAPKLVNVAAYARVSTNGAEQLASLSAQVSYYSRLIQSTPGWAYAGVFTDEGVTGTSMKSRQGLADLMNAARAGKIDLVLCKSISRLARNTVDLLATVRELKDLGVAVRFERERIDTLSADGELLLTLLASFAQEESRSLSQNVKWAIRNRYKNGGTNSFVVYGYSWADGEFTIIDDEAKIVRLLFANYLEGISPEKTAAILNGQGVRSRGGGRFYGSVFRRMLENERYKGCQMLQKMYRPAIQAPNRALNDGELPRYWVEQALPPIIDKSVFDAVQAEIAYRREIGPAATPSKNTGVFTGRICCGACGKNYQRKTRTYKSGTSYKFWRCWSACTGNGNPCRGHNLRETLLEQACADMLGTQGFDPVQVGEQIVMIEVFPHQLTFHLADGTMTPVGLTSEGRLA; this is translated from the coding sequence GTGGCGCAGGTTAGTGTGGTGACACCGGTTCGGACGCTTGCCCCGAAACTGGTCAACGTAGCAGCATACGCTAGGGTCTCGACCAACGGTGCGGAGCAATTAGCGTCATTGTCGGCGCAGGTTTCGTATTATTCGCGCCTGATCCAGTCCACGCCCGGATGGGCCTATGCGGGTGTATTCACTGACGAAGGGGTTACTGGCACTTCGATGAAATCCCGGCAAGGCCTGGCCGACCTGATGAACGCTGCCAGAGCAGGAAAGATCGATCTTGTGTTGTGTAAATCGATCTCGCGCCTGGCCCGCAACACTGTCGACCTTCTCGCTACGGTTCGTGAGCTGAAAGACCTTGGTGTGGCTGTGCGATTCGAACGCGAACGCATCGACACTCTCAGCGCTGACGGAGAACTCCTGCTGACCTTGTTGGCGTCGTTTGCTCAAGAAGAATCCCGTTCCCTGTCCCAGAACGTCAAATGGGCAATCCGTAACCGGTACAAGAACGGTGGAACAAACTCCTTCGTCGTCTACGGCTATAGCTGGGCAGACGGCGAGTTCACCATCATTGACGATGAAGCCAAGATTGTGCGCCTGCTGTTTGCCAACTATCTCGAGGGTATTAGCCCTGAAAAGACAGCCGCGATCCTCAATGGTCAAGGGGTGCGTTCGCGCGGTGGAGGACGCTTCTACGGGTCAGTGTTTCGTCGCATGCTCGAAAACGAGCGCTACAAGGGCTGCCAGATGCTGCAGAAAATGTACCGCCCTGCGATCCAAGCACCCAACCGTGCTCTCAATGACGGGGAGCTGCCGCGATACTGGGTTGAGCAAGCCCTCCCACCCATCATCGATAAGTCTGTGTTTGACGCGGTGCAAGCAGAAATCGCCTATCGGCGTGAGATTGGTCCGGCTGCGACCCCGTCAAAGAACACGGGCGTATTCACTGGACGGATCTGTTGTGGCGCGTGCGGGAAGAACTATCAACGCAAAACCCGCACCTACAAGTCTGGAACCTCGTATAAGTTTTGGCGGTGCTGGAGTGCCTGCACCGGGAACGGCAACCCCTGTAGGGGGCACAACCTGCGCGAAACACTCCTCGAACAAGCCTGCGCAGACATGCTCGGCACCCAGGGTTTCGACCCCGTCCAGGTTGGCGAGCAGATCGTGATGATTGAAGTCTTTCCGCACCAGCTCACATTCCACCTCGCGGATGGAACTATGACGCCGGTGGGCTTAACCAGTGAGGGGAGGTTGGCATGA
- a CDS encoding N-acetylmuramoyl-L-alanine amidase: protein MKNWLALEADIDLIMNKHYTPGRNGRRIDKVIIHHNAGNLTIKGCYDVWQTRPASAHYQVQSDGRIGQLVWDCDTAWHAGNWVANTTSIGVEHADVSSNPWAVSEACLDNGAHLVAAVCKFYGLGRPVWGKNVFGHKNFSSTECPASLAGSQHAAYMARAQSWYDQMTGNTPAPAPAPATPNIDALADAVIRGDYGNGEERKRRLGANYAAVQQRVNEKLSGNTPATKPAAPNIDALADAVIRGEYGNGEERKRRLGKLYSAVQARVNAKLGY, encoded by the coding sequence ATGAAGAATTGGCTCGCGCTTGAGGCTGACATCGACCTCATCATGAACAAACACTACACACCCGGCAGGAACGGTAGACGGATCGATAAGGTCATCATCCACCACAACGCCGGAAACCTTACCATCAAGGGATGTTACGACGTGTGGCAAACACGTCCTGCTTCCGCCCACTACCAAGTTCAATCCGACGGACGCATAGGTCAGTTGGTGTGGGACTGCGACACCGCCTGGCACGCAGGAAACTGGGTCGCCAACACCACCAGTATCGGCGTCGAGCATGCGGATGTGTCCTCGAACCCGTGGGCTGTGTCGGAGGCGTGCCTCGATAACGGAGCACACCTCGTCGCGGCCGTTTGCAAGTTCTACGGTCTTGGCCGCCCGGTCTGGGGGAAGAACGTGTTCGGGCACAAGAACTTCTCCTCGACCGAATGCCCCGCCTCGCTGGCAGGCAGTCAGCACGCCGCGTATATGGCACGAGCACAGTCTTGGTATGACCAGATGACCGGCAACACCCCAGCCCCAGCACCAGCACCAGCCACACCGAACATCGACGCTCTCGCCGATGCAGTGATTCGTGGCGACTACGGCAACGGTGAAGAACGTAAGCGTCGCCTCGGAGCCAACTACGCCGCTGTCCAGCAGCGAGTCAATGAAAAGCTCTCCGGCAACACGCCTGCCACGAAGCCCGCCGCACCCAACATCGATGCGCTGGCTGACGCCGTGATCCGTGGCGAGTACGGCAATGGTGAGGAACGTAAACGACGTCTCGGAAAACTCTACAGCGCGGTGCAAGCGCGCGTGAACGCCAAGCTCGGCTACTAA
- a CDS encoding phage holin family protein: MSIHAIWHTTQAGVAGLGAWLAVYLGGLDGLVYALIVFAIADYITGVLAAISERRLSSAVGFRGISRKILIFTLVGLAHLIDVHILGAPGVLRAAVIFFYLSNEGISLIENATRLGLPVPAQMRGALDAIANRADTRPSLTETTTENTKEIH; the protein is encoded by the coding sequence ATGTCTATTCACGCTATCTGGCACACCACCCAAGCAGGCGTCGCAGGCCTCGGCGCATGGCTCGCCGTCTACCTCGGAGGCCTAGACGGCCTCGTCTATGCCCTGATCGTCTTCGCTATCGCCGACTACATCACCGGGGTGCTGGCCGCCATTTCAGAGCGCCGCCTCTCCAGCGCAGTTGGTTTCAGAGGTATCAGCCGCAAGATCCTTATCTTCACCCTCGTCGGGCTCGCCCATTTGATCGACGTCCATATTCTCGGAGCTCCCGGTGTGCTTCGTGCGGCGGTCATTTTCTTCTACCTGTCCAACGAAGGCATCTCCCTGATTGAGAACGCCACCCGCTTGGGTCTGCCTGTGCCTGCCCAGATGCGTGGAGCTTTGGATGCGATCGCGAACCGCGCCGACACCAGACCCTCACTCACCGAAACGACCACTGAAAACACAAAGGAGATTCACTGA
- a CDS encoding DUF1617 family protein: MKIKIANQHLQPVADLLTNMPLKAAQSRARSKLLTLVREAIARFGEDEYDLVTQFATLDDQGRPVFGDDGTFALADPDKASEFLEARQALLASIAEVSGPTYDGHDKDVKALLDGYEGELSGEAAEAYDVLYDAITKDNT, from the coding sequence ATGAAGATCAAGATCGCCAACCAGCACCTCCAACCCGTCGCCGACCTACTCACCAATATGCCGTTGAAGGCGGCACAGTCCCGTGCCCGCTCGAAACTTCTAACGTTGGTGAGGGAGGCGATTGCTCGGTTCGGGGAGGACGAATACGACCTCGTCACCCAATTCGCAACACTTGACGATCAGGGTCGCCCAGTCTTTGGTGACGACGGCACCTTTGCTCTCGCTGACCCCGATAAAGCGAGTGAATTCCTCGAAGCTCGCCAGGCCCTGCTCGCGTCGATCGCTGAAGTATCTGGTCCGACCTACGACGGCCACGACAAGGACGTGAAAGCACTTCTTGACGGTTATGAGGGTGAACTGTCCGGCGAAGCGGCCGAGGCCTACGACGTCCTCTACGACGCGATCACCAAGGACAACACATGA